The following proteins come from a genomic window of Miscanthus floridulus cultivar M001 chromosome 2, ASM1932011v1, whole genome shotgun sequence:
- the LOC136539209 gene encoding STOREKEEPER protein-like isoform X1, which yields MPPPPGAPHSPPAADGRKKPAVATWRVWSEADEVRILEGLAAYAAAHGTEPRRSQLRAALDGCGLDKSEFTVTEIYEKVRRLRIKYANLRSAGGVPVPAGGDEARKYELSMAIWGDRPLNVPKKVGASRATNASANTNAAPRPGTRVRRGVEELQGLYPSLALAVEGITDDESLRPMLKRAFQLISDEKARELDAKMKKQMAKEVQMTLNQSALRNQVLDVLIRSMD from the coding sequence atgccgccgccgccgggcgctCCGCATTCCCCGCCGGCGGCCGACGGCCGCAAGAAGCCGGCAGTCGCGACGTGGAGGGTGTGGTCGGAGGCGGACGAAGTCCGCATCCTCGAGGGCCTCGCCGCGTACGCCGCGGCCCACGGCACAGAGCCGCGCCGGTCCCAGCTCCGCGCCGCGCTCGACGGCTGCGGCCTGGACAAGTCCGAGTTCACCGTCACGGAGATTTACGAGAAGGTGCGGCGGCTCCGTATCAAGTACGCGAACCTGCGCTCCGCCGGGGGCGTGCCGGTGCCTGCAGGCGGCGATGAGGCGCGCAAGTACGAGCTATCGATGGCGATTTGGGGCGACCGGCCGCTCAATGTCCCCAAGAAAGTAGGCGCCAGCCGTGCTACCAACGCCAGTGCCAATACCAAtgcggcgccgcggccaggcacACGCGTGCGCAGAGGGGTCGAGGAGCTGCAGGGCCTGTACCCCAGCCTTGCCTTGGCAGTTGAGGGGATCACGGACGACGAGTCACTGCGGCCAATGCTCAAGAGGGCCTTCCAACTTATCAGCGACGAAAAAGCACGTGAATTGGATGCCAAAATGAAGAAGCAGATGGCTAAGGAGGTGCAGATGACGTTGAACCAAAGTGCTCTGAGGAACCAGGTACTTGACGTGCTTATCAGATCCATGGATTGA
- the LOC136539209 gene encoding STOREKEEPER protein-like isoform X2 produces the protein MPPPPGAPHSPPAADGRKKPAVATWRVWSEADEVRILEGLAAYAAAHGTEPRRSQLRAALDGCGLDKSEFTVTEIYEKVRRLRIKYANLRSAGGVPVPAGGDEARKYELSMAIWGDRPLNVPKKVGASRATNASANTNAAPRPGTRVRRGVEELQGLYPSLALAVEGITDDESLRPMLKRAFQLISDEKARELDAKMKKQMAKEVQMTLNQSALRNQIKWICLTAP, from the exons atgccgccgccgccgggcgctCCGCATTCCCCGCCGGCGGCCGACGGCCGCAAGAAGCCGGCAGTCGCGACGTGGAGGGTGTGGTCGGAGGCGGACGAAGTCCGCATCCTCGAGGGCCTCGCCGCGTACGCCGCGGCCCACGGCACAGAGCCGCGCCGGTCCCAGCTCCGCGCCGCGCTCGACGGCTGCGGCCTGGACAAGTCCGAGTTCACCGTCACGGAGATTTACGAGAAGGTGCGGCGGCTCCGTATCAAGTACGCGAACCTGCGCTCCGCCGGGGGCGTGCCGGTGCCTGCAGGCGGCGATGAGGCGCGCAAGTACGAGCTATCGATGGCGATTTGGGGCGACCGGCCGCTCAATGTCCCCAAGAAAGTAGGCGCCAGCCGTGCTACCAACGCCAGTGCCAATACCAAtgcggcgccgcggccaggcacACGCGTGCGCAGAGGGGTCGAGGAGCTGCAGGGCCTGTACCCCAGCCTTGCCTTGGCAGTTGAGGGGATCACGGACGACGAGTCACTGCGGCCAATGCTCAAGAGGGCCTTCCAACTTATCAGCGACGAAAAAGCACGTGAATTGGATGCCAAAATGAAGAAGCAGATGGCTAAGGAGGTGCAGATGACGTTGAACCAAAGTGCTCTGAGGAACCAG ATAAAATGGATATGCCTCACAGCACCTTGA